A single region of the Lycium barbarum isolate Lr01 chromosome 2, ASM1917538v2, whole genome shotgun sequence genome encodes:
- the LOC132628949 gene encoding peroxidase 12-like translates to MVSTGLASFLLVLAVSSSLIFFVTEAQRPAIVNGLSWSFYQSRCPQLESIIRKGLEKQIKDDAGQAAGMDKAPSSVDLYGNGRTVSVLGCDSSVLLDGSAGGPSEQTANPNLTLRKKSFKIIDDLRKRIQAKCGQVVSCSDITAIAARDSVVLKKRTFLKLRLDHGGKIS, encoded by the exons ATGGTGTCTACAGGTCTTGCAAGTTTTCTACTTGTTCTTGCTGTTTCTTCTTCCTTGATCTTCTTTGTCACTGAAGCACAGAGGCCTGCTATAGTGAATGGTCTTTCATGGTCATTTTATCAGTCTCGTTGCCCTCAGCTTGAATCCATCATTAGAAAGGGGCTTGAAAAACAGATCAAAGATGACGCGGGCCAAGCTGCTG GAATGGACAAAGCACCGAGCAGTGTAGATTTATACGGAAACGGAAGGACAGTCTCTGTCCTG GGATGTGATAGTTCAGTGTTGCTGGATGGATCAGCGGGAGGGCCAAGTGAACAGACTGCAAATCCTAATTTGACACTAAGAAAGAAGTCATTCAAGATCATTGATGATCTTAGGAAAAGGATCCAAGCTAAATGTGGCCAAGTTGTGTCTTGCTCTGATATTACTGCCATTGCTGCCAGGGACTCCGTTGTCTTG AAAAAAAGGACTTTCCTGAAATTAAGACTGGATCATGgtgggaaaatttcataa